In one window of Desulforhabdus amnigena DNA:
- the tilS gene encoding tRNA lysidine(34) synthetase TilS: MPPPNLSNFQKRALDYIRQEKLIETGSHLLIAVSGGPDSVALLHILHVLQQVLNLTRLTALHFDHRLRGKESEGDRAFVEKLAANLRVPLVCRSEDVLAYQRQHALSLEMAARELRHRFFYDLQVRLDAQRIALGHTANDQAEEILLRLFRGTGPSGMVGMLPKTDRGIIRPLLFATRQEIMAYLSEQGLSFRDDSSNQEPFCQRNVLRLEVFPILERHFHSQVISTLARHAGLVRDEEDYWERHLEECWASVCVEEAPLRIALRISSLLSLHHAVQKRILRLAISKIRGNLQGIYSIHLENLVQWVRQSSSGKIFEFPGALWAVHKGDSLLFSTIPPLFSQPAPLSLSAHIPRPGLYAFGPFHLNLSLQDRGSFPDQAMPPTSPHSVRLDADKVKWPLTLRTWQPGDRFQPMGLAGSKKLQDFFMDKKIPREQRKEIPLLCDREKICWIAGYRLDDRVKVTEQTQSVLAIEMRVNSET, encoded by the coding sequence ATGCCTCCACCCAATCTGTCCAACTTCCAAAAACGTGCCCTGGATTACATTCGACAGGAAAAACTCATCGAGACGGGCAGCCACCTCCTCATCGCCGTTTCGGGAGGCCCCGACTCGGTGGCTCTTCTCCACATCCTCCACGTACTTCAACAAGTTCTGAACCTCACCCGTCTCACGGCGCTCCATTTTGATCATCGTCTGCGCGGAAAGGAATCGGAAGGCGACAGGGCATTTGTGGAAAAGTTGGCCGCCAATCTTCGTGTTCCTCTTGTCTGTCGCAGCGAAGATGTACTGGCGTATCAGCGCCAACACGCCCTTTCTCTGGAAATGGCCGCCCGCGAGCTGCGGCATCGTTTTTTTTACGATCTTCAGGTTCGACTCGATGCACAAAGAATAGCGCTGGGACACACGGCCAACGACCAGGCAGAAGAGATTCTTCTCAGACTTTTTCGTGGTACGGGCCCGTCGGGCATGGTCGGCATGCTCCCCAAGACGGATCGGGGAATCATACGCCCATTGCTTTTTGCCACACGACAGGAAATCATGGCGTATCTTTCCGAGCAGGGGCTTTCCTTTCGAGACGACTCCAGCAACCAGGAACCTTTCTGCCAAAGGAACGTGCTCCGTCTGGAGGTTTTTCCTATTCTGGAAAGGCACTTCCATTCTCAGGTAATCTCAACCCTTGCCAGACATGCCGGACTGGTTCGAGACGAAGAAGATTATTGGGAAAGGCATCTTGAAGAATGCTGGGCGTCTGTATGCGTTGAGGAAGCCCCTTTGAGGATCGCCCTGAGAATTTCCTCTCTCCTTTCACTTCATCATGCTGTTCAGAAGCGGATTTTGCGCCTCGCCATCTCTAAGATTCGCGGAAACCTGCAGGGAATCTATTCAATCCACCTGGAAAACCTTGTCCAATGGGTCCGCCAAAGCTCATCGGGTAAAATCTTCGAGTTTCCCGGCGCACTTTGGGCCGTTCACAAAGGGGATTCCCTTCTATTCTCAACTATCCCACCTCTTTTTTCCCAGCCGGCCCCCCTTTCCTTGTCCGCACATATTCCCCGGCCCGGCCTTTATGCTTTCGGCCCATTTCATCTGAACCTTTCATTGCAGGATCGAGGGTCGTTTCCAGACCAGGCGATGCCGCCGACTTCCCCTCATTCAGTTCGGCTGGATGCCGACAAAGTCAAATGGCCTTTGACCCTTAGAACGTGGCAACCTGGAGATCGCTTTCAACCCATGGGGTTGGCAGGAAGCAAAAAACTGCAGGACTTCTTCATGGACAAAAAGATTCCGCGAGAGCAAAGGAAAGAGATCCCCCTGCTCTGTGACAGGGAAAAAATTTGCTGGATCGCGGGATACCGCCTGGATGATCGAGTTAAGGTCACGGAGCAGACCCAGTCGGTCCTTGCCATAGAGATGCGGGTAAATTCCGAAACCTGA
- a CDS encoding ComEA family DNA-binding protein has translation MAKKSIVPLILLLMVAVLCCTFPVVSSASSTEGGTQAKQEEPAAAKPAVEDASQAKVNINTANAAELEKLPGIGPKIAEQIVQHRDANGPFKTVEDLKSVKGVGDKKFEAIKAKIAVE, from the coding sequence ATGGCAAAGAAAAGCATCGTTCCCCTGATTCTCCTACTGATGGTTGCAGTGCTTTGTTGTACGTTTCCGGTTGTCTCAAGTGCGAGTTCGACGGAGGGGGGAACACAGGCCAAACAGGAAGAGCCGGCTGCCGCAAAACCTGCAGTGGAAGATGCATCTCAGGCGAAAGTGAACATCAATACGGCCAATGCCGCCGAGTTGGAAAAACTCCCGGGCATTGGACCCAAGATTGCTGAGCAGATTGTTCAACATCGAGATGCCAATGGCCCATTTAAAACCGTCGAAGACCTCAAGAGCGTGAAAGGGGTTGGAGACAAGAAGTTTGAAGCCATCAAAGCAAAAATAGCGGTTGAATAG